One window of the Candidatus Sulfotelmatobacter sp. genome contains the following:
- a CDS encoding lysylphosphatidylglycerol synthase transmembrane domain-containing protein has protein sequence MSQRLKLIIGIAVSVVCVWVSMHDVKLSEVWNALRHANYLGFAAVMALTLLGFWIRAVRWRSLIAAPRPISTDSLFSATMIGFMANNVLPFRLGEFVRPWALARREKLSKTTLLATVVVERAVDMLTLLGILGISLLVHPASVSARTEAGRMTRAGAGVLVFMCVGLTAFVIALEWSPRLAHGVVHWLTRPLPETVRRRVSAMLTHFFEGLGLFRDLPRLAWVFALSFLMFGVFALGLSVCMWALSLSVPWYAGLIMLVITAIGIMVPAAPGYIGTLNLACIAGLALFGVSKDLAAPFSWFYWASQWLPVTGVGLFYLQREGLSLRSLGQAQEAAA, from the coding sequence GTGAGCCAGCGACTCAAGCTGATCATCGGCATCGCGGTGTCGGTGGTGTGCGTCTGGGTGTCGATGCACGATGTGAAATTGAGCGAAGTCTGGAACGCGCTGCGCCATGCCAATTACCTCGGGTTCGCCGCGGTGATGGCCCTGACCCTGCTGGGATTCTGGATTCGCGCGGTGCGCTGGCGCTCGCTGATCGCCGCCCCGCGGCCGATCTCGACCGATAGCCTGTTCTCGGCCACGATGATCGGTTTCATGGCCAACAACGTGCTGCCCTTCCGGCTCGGCGAGTTCGTTCGCCCCTGGGCGCTCGCCCGCCGAGAAAAGCTGTCGAAGACCACGCTGCTGGCGACCGTGGTGGTGGAGCGCGCGGTCGACATGCTGACCCTGCTCGGCATCCTCGGGATCTCGCTGCTGGTGCACCCCGCTTCGGTGTCGGCCCGTACCGAAGCCGGACGGATGACCCGGGCCGGCGCCGGCGTGCTGGTATTCATGTGCGTGGGGCTGACCGCGTTCGTCATCGCGCTGGAGTGGTCGCCACGCCTGGCGCACGGGGTGGTGCACTGGCTGACCCGCCCGTTGCCGGAGACGGTCCGGCGGCGCGTGAGCGCCATGCTCACCCATTTCTTCGAAGGACTCGGGCTGTTCCGCGATCTGCCGCGGCTGGCCTGGGTGTTCGCGCTGTCGTTCCTGATGTTCGGCGTCTTCGCGCTCGGGCTGAGCGTGTGCATGTGGGCGCTCAGCCTGTCGGTCCCCTGGTACGCCGGGCTGATCATGCTGGTGATCACCGCCATTGGCATCATGGTGCCGGCGGCACCCGGATACATCGGAACGCTCAATCTGGCGTGCATCGCCGGCCTCGCTCTGTTTGGCGTGAGCAAGGATCTGGCGGCGCCATTCTCATGGTTCTACTGGGCGAGCCAGTGGCTGCCGGTCACCGGGGTGGGGCTGTTCTACCTCCAGCGTGAAGGGCTCTCGCTCCGCTCGCTGGGACAAGCCCAGGAGGCGGCGGCGTGA
- a CDS encoding oligosaccharide flippase family protein: MRRGEIAHTVSRGAFYLTLEKAAALFSGVAYFALLLRWLGPTKYGIMTLALSFAGLATMMNGNFEVFLERYAAEYQAHGRLRTLRRAQFHAMGLKLALGAVASLVLVLGAPFIAVQFHTPELSYLLPMLSLMVLLEGFASTGRATLYGLQQFRWMSVVALAFHIAKTIMVGLLWWLKQGLPALAIGLTTLAVLQGAVSAAIPMWMLRRARDPEGAPPGLSGKPLTRAILGYCLPLLGARVTFLSGQNLGKIVLGKLFDTTLLGFFSFAYQTVERFVEMIFAIPSSLLPSLTHLVAREERDRLRFVFDQSLRIIQVVALVLSCGMAVFAREITLVIGSPLFEPAIPMLRIMALVPIARTAQQPLTMLFQALRLPGTVLVLAIIKFVTEFGCYFALVPTVGIAGAAWANLAGAIVSYIVAMILLDQLVPEGRDERTRTTWLGLACFAPFLLLGLVIGDHFGHLGSTLARLALVPPTLALTLAVGLVRPADFERLSSFPLESTWMRRTRDLVVAAAQRTANALVPRRLL, encoded by the coding sequence GTGAGGCGCGGCGAGATCGCACACACCGTTTCACGCGGCGCGTTCTACCTGACCCTCGAGAAGGCCGCGGCGCTGTTCTCGGGCGTCGCCTACTTCGCGTTGCTGCTCCGCTGGCTCGGCCCGACCAAGTACGGAATCATGACGCTGGCACTGTCGTTCGCCGGACTAGCCACCATGATGAACGGGAACTTCGAGGTGTTCCTCGAGCGCTACGCCGCCGAGTACCAGGCGCACGGCCGGCTGCGCACGCTGCGCCGCGCGCAATTCCATGCCATGGGACTCAAGCTGGCGCTCGGCGCGGTGGCCAGTCTGGTCCTGGTCCTTGGCGCGCCCTTCATCGCCGTCCAATTCCACACCCCCGAGCTGTCCTACCTCCTGCCGATGCTGAGCCTGATGGTGCTGCTCGAGGGCTTCGCGTCCACCGGGCGCGCGACGCTGTACGGACTCCAGCAGTTCCGCTGGATGAGCGTGGTGGCGCTCGCGTTCCACATCGCGAAGACCATCATGGTGGGGCTCCTGTGGTGGCTCAAGCAGGGTCTGCCGGCGCTCGCGATCGGGCTCACCACGCTGGCGGTGCTGCAGGGCGCGGTCAGCGCCGCGATTCCCATGTGGATGCTGCGCCGCGCGCGCGACCCCGAGGGCGCGCCGCCCGGACTGAGCGGCAAACCGCTCACGCGCGCGATCCTGGGCTATTGCCTGCCGCTGCTCGGCGCACGGGTCACCTTCCTCTCGGGGCAGAATCTCGGCAAGATCGTGCTCGGCAAACTCTTCGACACCACCCTGCTCGGATTCTTCTCGTTCGCCTATCAGACCGTGGAGCGCTTCGTCGAGATGATCTTCGCGATTCCCTCGTCATTGCTGCCCTCGCTCACCCATCTGGTGGCGCGGGAAGAGCGCGATCGGCTGCGCTTCGTGTTCGATCAATCGTTGCGGATCATTCAGGTGGTGGCGCTGGTGCTGAGCTGCGGCATGGCCGTGTTCGCACGCGAGATCACGCTGGTGATCGGAAGCCCACTGTTCGAGCCCGCGATCCCGATGCTTCGCATCATGGCCCTGGTCCCGATCGCGCGCACCGCTCAGCAGCCGCTGACCATGCTGTTCCAGGCGCTGCGCCTGCCCGGAACCGTGCTGGTGCTGGCGATCATCAAGTTCGTAACCGAGTTTGGCTGCTACTTCGCGCTGGTCCCCACGGTGGGCATCGCCGGGGCGGCCTGGGCGAACCTGGCCGGCGCCATCGTGTCCTACATCGTGGCGATGATCCTTCTCGATCAACTGGTGCCCGAAGGACGGGACGAGCGCACTCGCACCACCTGGCTTGGACTCGCCTGCTTCGCTCCGTTCCTGCTGCTCGGTCTCGTGATCGGCGATCACTTCGGCCATCTCGGCTCGACGCTCGCGCGACTCGCCCTGGTGCCGCCCACGCTCGCGCTCACGCTGGCGGTCGGCCTGGTGCGCCCGGCGGACTTCGAGCGGCTCAGTTCGTTCCCGCTGGAATCGACGTGGATGAGGCGGACGCGCGATCTGGTGGTCGCAGCCGCTCAGCGCACCGCGAACGCGCTGGTGCCGCGGAGGCTGCTGTGA
- a CDS encoding SLBB domain-containing protein, giving the protein MISRFISRSFLPLVLVLSLAAPALADLGSADSTSMDWSRVPEYRIVPGDLLRFNFGPLLFNYQDLLREARVRPDGRISVYPVGEVLAAGRTVQELQTAVLNMMAAEYKNPRVSIELADVAGNKVHVMGQVKSPGSYPVQPFMTVSQAIAAAGGFADDAARNSILLVHRDGAHTVLVARIRMDRIIRQAAFGEDLQLSRFDLVIVPRSAIGNIDIFLRQFFGDAGVAFNTSILGWELFHLDRVFFIGNTSH; this is encoded by the coding sequence TTGATCTCCAGATTCATCTCGCGTTCGTTCCTACCGCTGGTGCTCGTCCTCTCCTTGGCGGCGCCCGCGCTTGCGGACCTCGGCTCGGCCGACTCCACTTCGATGGACTGGAGCCGCGTGCCCGAGTACCGCATCGTTCCCGGCGACCTGCTGCGCTTCAATTTCGGACCGTTGCTGTTCAACTATCAGGATCTCCTTCGCGAGGCCCGGGTCCGGCCCGACGGGCGCATCTCGGTCTACCCGGTGGGCGAGGTGCTGGCCGCGGGCCGCACCGTGCAGGAGCTGCAGACCGCGGTCCTCAACATGATGGCGGCCGAGTACAAGAACCCGCGGGTGTCGATCGAGCTGGCCGACGTCGCCGGCAACAAGGTCCATGTGATGGGACAGGTCAAGTCGCCGGGCTCCTATCCGGTGCAGCCCTTCATGACGGTCAGCCAGGCGATCGCCGCCGCCGGGGGATTCGCGGATGACGCGGCACGCAACAGCATCCTGCTGGTGCATCGCGATGGAGCGCATACCGTGCTGGTGGCGCGCATCCGCATGGATCGCATCATCCGCCAGGCCGCCTTCGGCGAGGATCTCCAGCTCTCCCGGTTCGACCTCGTGATCGTGCCGCGCTCGGCGATCGGCAACATCGACATCTTCCTGCGTCAGTTCTTCGGTGACGCTGGCGTCGCGTTCAACACCTCGATCCTGGGCTGGGAACTCTTCCACCTCGACCGCGTCTTCTTCATCGGCAATACGAGTCACTGA
- a CDS encoding alkaline phosphatase family protein codes for MKGRMVVLLVDALGWRLASESPGFATGLVHRRRLETILGFSSGALPTLFTGRTPDQHGRWLMYRRANGSTPFRGFGALALLPARLRGSHRLGSWLRREVERRGVHGYFHLYEVPRELLERFDLPEREDIFAPGSLPMDSLWDTLERRRISWRGWNWRTSESGNLEALAARAAMGDERLLFCYTADLDALLHRDGSRAGAVRERMARYDGWLSSLAEKAEARGERLWLYLLSDHGMVDVGETRDVMGALQGLAVRWPADYLAFFDSTMARFWWRSPAAREPVVRALNALGGGRWLTREERAAQRTPPDFRAWGEDVFLLDPGVLMVPSFMGRGPLAAMHGYDPAHPDMAALLWSNRPIPESVRHLTDVRAFLESELEALEASA; via the coding sequence GTGAAGGGGCGCATGGTGGTGCTGCTGGTGGACGCGCTCGGCTGGCGGCTCGCCAGCGAGAGCCCGGGATTCGCGACCGGACTCGTTCATCGCCGGCGCCTCGAGACCATCCTCGGATTTTCCTCGGGGGCGCTCCCCACGCTGTTCACCGGCCGTACTCCCGATCAGCACGGCCGCTGGCTCATGTACCGGCGGGCGAACGGCTCGACTCCCTTTCGGGGATTCGGCGCGCTGGCTCTGCTGCCCGCGCGGCTGCGCGGCAGCCACCGGCTTGGAAGCTGGCTCAGGCGCGAGGTCGAGCGGCGCGGGGTGCATGGTTACTTCCACCTTTACGAGGTGCCGCGCGAGCTGCTCGAGCGGTTCGATCTGCCCGAGCGGGAAGACATCTTCGCTCCCGGTTCGCTGCCGATGGATTCGCTGTGGGACACCCTTGAGCGCCGTCGCATTTCCTGGCGCGGCTGGAATTGGCGCACGTCCGAAAGTGGCAATCTCGAGGCGCTGGCCGCGCGCGCCGCGATGGGGGACGAGCGGCTGCTGTTCTGCTACACGGCCGACCTCGATGCGCTGCTCCATCGGGACGGTTCGCGAGCCGGGGCGGTTCGCGAGCGCATGGCGCGTTACGACGGCTGGCTCAGCAGTCTCGCCGAGAAAGCCGAGGCGCGAGGTGAGCGGCTCTGGCTCTACCTGCTCTCCGACCATGGCATGGTGGACGTGGGGGAGACGCGCGATGTGATGGGGGCGCTGCAAGGCCTCGCGGTCCGATGGCCTGCGGACTACCTGGCGTTCTTCGACTCGACCATGGCGCGGTTCTGGTGGCGCTCGCCCGCCGCGCGCGAGCCGGTGGTTCGCGCCCTGAATGCGCTGGGAGGCGGCCGCTGGCTCACTCGCGAGGAGCGCGCAGCGCAACGCACTCCCCCGGACTTCCGGGCCTGGGGCGAAGACGTGTTCCTGCTCGATCCCGGCGTGCTGATGGTGCCGTCATTCATGGGGCGCGGGCCACTCGCGGCCATGCACGGCTACGATCCCGCCCATCCCGACATGGCGGCGCTGCTGTGGTCGAACCGGCCGATTCCCGAATCGGTGCGGCATCTCACCGATGTGCGCGCGTTCCTCGAATCGGAGCTCGAGGCGCTGGAGGCCTCGGCGTGA
- a CDS encoding lipopolysaccharide biosynthesis protein — translation MHPRKLVRDSIGYATSQFIVRAAMIVRTVLAARWLGPQAYGAWNALQLMMDYGTLAPLGTQQGLDQRVPRAIVDGDPVRLARIKRAGFTNILLLTGLFCATGIVYLSRSNGRIMSFWAGAGMLVAMAVVLLINWANYHTTLLRSHGNIGAVSRWFFVQGMVGAVLGLALIPWQGAWGLLWGWLLGTLVSFAWTRWDARKLAPLRPLIGSENGDLLRVGFPLFFFLGSALVMRSLDRLIILRFLGTRELGYYSLAVTALTLLMYVPDSATYVLYPRLLQGYRAGGDQPEAIRDHVIVALTVLSTLTPALGGLAFLAARDLIGAVLPNYIAGATAVRVLCFGAAALTLSNLASIVLMTLGRQVWLIPIAVLFTAACGFADLEVLRRGYGISGVAWATLATYVASGMVVLALALAALGAGWLGTLRRLFGCAWALLAAIGIAVGLDRLLPWRNTTDEAVRLIRVGLEWSAFAISYALAVRPLLREIGLRQVLSEFNLPFASLLRRDPGGAGK, via the coding sequence ATGCACCCCCGAAAGCTGGTTCGCGACTCGATCGGATACGCCACCTCGCAGTTCATCGTCCGCGCCGCGATGATCGTGCGCACGGTGCTGGCCGCGCGCTGGCTGGGGCCTCAGGCCTATGGCGCGTGGAATGCCCTCCAGCTGATGATGGACTACGGCACTCTTGCCCCGCTCGGAACTCAGCAGGGCCTCGATCAGCGCGTGCCGCGCGCGATCGTGGACGGCGATCCGGTGCGTCTTGCCCGAATCAAGCGCGCCGGCTTCACCAATATCCTCCTTCTTACCGGGTTGTTCTGCGCGACGGGCATCGTCTACCTCTCGCGCTCGAACGGCAGGATCATGTCCTTCTGGGCGGGGGCCGGCATGCTGGTGGCGATGGCCGTCGTGCTCCTCATCAATTGGGCCAATTACCACACGACGTTGCTCCGCTCGCACGGCAACATCGGCGCGGTGAGCCGATGGTTCTTCGTCCAGGGCATGGTGGGCGCGGTACTCGGCCTCGCCCTGATTCCATGGCAGGGAGCCTGGGGCCTGCTGTGGGGCTGGCTGCTGGGAACGCTGGTGTCGTTCGCCTGGACCCGGTGGGACGCTCGGAAACTCGCGCCGCTCCGGCCACTGATCGGCTCCGAAAACGGCGACCTCCTGCGCGTGGGCTTCCCGCTGTTCTTCTTTCTCGGCTCGGCGCTGGTGATGCGCAGCCTCGATCGGCTCATCATTCTTCGCTTTCTCGGCACGCGCGAGCTGGGTTACTACAGCCTGGCGGTGACCGCGCTGACGCTGCTCATGTACGTGCCCGACTCGGCCACCTACGTGCTCTACCCCCGCTTGCTCCAGGGCTACCGGGCGGGCGGGGACCAGCCCGAGGCGATCCGCGACCACGTCATCGTCGCGCTCACCGTGCTGAGCACGCTGACGCCGGCTCTCGGTGGGCTGGCATTTCTGGCCGCGCGCGATCTGATCGGTGCGGTGCTGCCCAACTACATCGCCGGCGCCACCGCGGTCCGGGTGCTGTGCTTCGGCGCGGCGGCGCTGACGCTTTCGAATCTCGCCTCGATCGTGCTGATGACCCTCGGCCGCCAAGTGTGGCTGATTCCCATCGCCGTGCTGTTCACGGCCGCCTGCGGCTTCGCCGATCTCGAGGTGCTGCGGCGCGGCTACGGGATCAGCGGAGTCGCCTGGGCGACGCTCGCCACCTACGTGGCGAGCGGCATGGTGGTGCTGGCGCTGGCCCTGGCCGCGCTGGGTGCCGGCTGGCTCGGCACGCTCCGACGCCTGTTCGGGTGCGCGTGGGCGTTGCTCGCGGCGATCGGGATCGCCGTCGGGCTCGATCGGCTGCTGCCCTGGCGCAACACCACCGACGAGGCGGTCCGGCTGATTCGCGTCGGGCTCGAGTGGTCGGCATTCGCGATCAGCTATGCCCTGGCGGTGCGGCCTCTGCTGCGCGAGATCGGGCTGCGACAGGTGTTGTCGGAGTTCAATCTGCCCTTTGCCTCGCTCTTGCGCCGCGACCCCGGAGGGGCCGGAAAGTGA
- a CDS encoding DegT/DnrJ/EryC1/StrS aminotransferase family protein: protein MKTAPPEPLASQGGRPVRERFLPLAIPAIGEREKQLVLETLDSGWITTGKKSIELAERVAKLAGARHGLAFNSATGALHLSLVALGVGHGDEVITSTYTFAACVNVIEHVGARAVLVDVEPDTLCMNPAALEDALTPRTRAVLPVDYAGHPCDYDRILPLAERIEAPVVEDAAHALGAAWRGKPIGSLATVTAFSFYATKNLTTGEGGAAVTDDDELAERLGLLSLHGMNRDAWKRYTDTGSWYYEVTAPGYKYNLSDVLAAIGLGQLERFDELQRLRRERVARYDTLLSELPEIRRPVTRPGATHAWHLYPIGLELERLRIDRARFITELRAENIGSSVHFIPIHLHPHFRDSLGVREGQFPVAEDAYRRAISLPLFPTMTERDVDDVAAAIRKIVGHFRA from the coding sequence GTGAAGACGGCACCGCCGGAGCCCCTGGCCTCGCAGGGAGGACGCCCGGTCCGGGAGCGCTTCCTGCCGCTCGCCATTCCGGCGATCGGGGAGCGCGAGAAGCAGCTGGTGCTCGAGACCCTCGATTCGGGCTGGATCACCACCGGCAAGAAGAGCATCGAGCTGGCCGAGCGGGTCGCGAAGCTCGCCGGTGCTCGACACGGCCTGGCGTTCAACTCGGCCACCGGGGCGCTGCACCTGTCGCTGGTGGCGCTCGGCGTCGGCCACGGGGACGAGGTGATCACCTCGACGTACACCTTCGCGGCGTGCGTGAACGTGATCGAGCACGTCGGCGCTCGCGCGGTGCTGGTGGACGTCGAACCCGACACGCTGTGCATGAACCCCGCGGCGCTCGAGGACGCGCTCACCCCACGTACGCGCGCGGTGCTGCCGGTGGACTACGCCGGGCATCCTTGCGACTACGACCGCATCCTGCCGCTCGCGGAGCGGATCGAGGCTCCGGTGGTGGAGGACGCCGCACACGCGCTGGGCGCGGCCTGGCGCGGAAAACCGATCGGCTCGCTTGCGACCGTCACTGCGTTCTCGTTCTACGCCACCAAGAATCTCACCACCGGCGAAGGCGGGGCGGCCGTGACCGACGACGACGAGCTGGCCGAGCGGCTCGGACTGCTCTCGCTCCACGGCATGAACCGCGACGCCTGGAAGCGTTACACCGACACCGGCTCGTGGTACTACGAGGTCACCGCACCCGGCTACAAGTACAACCTGAGCGATGTGCTGGCGGCGATCGGCCTCGGGCAGCTCGAGCGCTTCGACGAGCTCCAGCGCCTGCGCCGCGAACGGGTGGCGCGCTACGACACGCTGCTGTCGGAGCTGCCCGAGATCCGCCGCCCGGTCACGCGCCCGGGCGCCACGCACGCCTGGCATCTCTACCCGATCGGACTCGAACTGGAGCGGCTGCGCATCGATCGCGCGCGCTTCATCACCGAGCTGCGCGCCGAGAACATCGGCAGCTCGGTGCACTTCATCCCGATCCACCTCCACCCCCACTTCCGCGATTCGCTTGGGGTGCGCGAAGGACAGTTCCCGGTGGCCGAAGACGCCTACCGGCGCGCGATCTCGCTGCCGCTCTTCCCCACCATGACCGAGCGCGACGTCGACGACGTCGCGGCCGCGATTCGGAAGATCGTCGGACACTTCCGGGCGTGA
- a CDS encoding glycosyltransferase family 2 protein: protein MSAPRVLVIVPAHNEADSLPATLAEIRARADWCDVLVVDDGSRDRTSAVAREAGIPVVRHAVNLGVGGALQTGFRYAVAHGYDIGVQLDADGQHDPAFLRDLVAPVADGRCDLSIGSRYVARSGYRAPATRRLGMLMFSGIVRLVLHQRIADTTSGFRAYGRRVMEVCQHDFPTDFPDAPLLIALALRHFRLLEVPVEMRERRAGQSFYTLGKSLYYPYKNLLASLMAWLQRPA, encoded by the coding sequence GTGAGTGCGCCGCGTGTACTGGTGATCGTCCCCGCACACAACGAGGCGGACAGCCTGCCGGCGACCCTGGCCGAGATCCGGGCGCGGGCGGACTGGTGCGACGTGCTGGTGGTGGATGACGGCTCGCGCGACCGCACCTCGGCGGTGGCCAGGGAGGCGGGGATACCGGTGGTGCGGCACGCCGTCAACCTGGGCGTGGGTGGGGCGCTCCAGACCGGATTCCGCTATGCCGTTGCCCATGGCTACGACATCGGAGTCCAGCTCGATGCCGACGGCCAGCACGATCCCGCGTTTCTGCGTGACCTGGTCGCCCCGGTGGCCGACGGTCGCTGCGACCTGAGCATTGGCTCGCGCTACGTGGCCCGTTCAGGCTACCGTGCTCCGGCGACGCGCCGGCTCGGCATGCTCATGTTCTCCGGAATCGTGCGTCTCGTGTTGCATCAGAGGATCGCCGATACCACTTCGGGATTTCGCGCCTATGGGCGCAGGGTCATGGAGGTGTGCCAGCACGACTTCCCCACGGATTTCCCGGACGCGCCGCTCCTGATCGCGCTGGCGCTGCGGCATTTCCGGCTGCTGGAAGTGCCGGTCGAAATGCGCGAGCGTCGCGCCGGACAATCGTTCTACACCCTGGGAAAGTCATTGTACTACCCGTACAAGAATCTGCTCGCGTCACTCATGGCCTGGCTGCAACGCCCGGCCTGA
- a CDS encoding DUF2304 domain-containing protein codes for MLFLSRTQLIAALGAVAMALYVLDLVRRRRLSEEYSLLWVIASSIIAILGFCTPLLLWVTQLLGILGAASTVFAFGLAFAMAMLLYLSVKMSRLGQQNQALTQELALMRHELERRGAPERTGDA; via the coding sequence ATGTTGTTCCTGTCGCGCACTCAGCTGATCGCAGCTCTGGGAGCGGTCGCGATGGCGCTCTACGTCCTCGATCTGGTTCGGCGCCGCCGGCTGTCCGAGGAGTATTCGCTGCTGTGGGTGATCGCCTCCAGCATCATCGCGATCCTCGGATTCTGCACGCCGCTGCTGCTCTGGGTCACCCAGCTGCTCGGCATCCTCGGCGCGGCCTCGACGGTGTTCGCCTTCGGTCTGGCGTTCGCGATGGCGATGCTGCTGTACCTCTCGGTCAAGATGTCACGGCTCGGGCAGCAGAATCAGGCGCTCACGCAGGAACTGGCGTTGATGCGTCACGAGCTGGAGCGGCGTGGCGCACCGGAACGGACGGGGGACGCGTGA